The proteins below are encoded in one region of Erinaceus europaeus chromosome 15, mEriEur2.1, whole genome shotgun sequence:
- the MOGAT3 gene encoding 2-acylglycerol O-acyltransferase 3, producing MGDPTASSEKTPEKRRLEALSSYQFVLTFLFMGLSCSLLILWLLFTSLWLLSVLYLAWLFLDWDTPHQAGRRSQWVRNWPIWRHLRDYYPIKLVKTAELPPDRNYVLAAHPHGIMCTGVACNFCTESNGFSQHFPGLRPYLATLASLFHLPVYRDYLLALGMCPVSRQSLEAILAQAQQGQAVVILVGGAHESLYARPGEHCLKLRGRKGFVRLALRNGASLVPVYSFGENDVFRLKAFPEGSWQHRCQTAFKNFLGFAPCLFWGQSIFSNRAWGLLPFASPITTVVGSPISVPQRANPSQEEVDHYHRLYMEALERLFEEHKQDCGVPEATHLTFI from the exons ATGGGGGACCCCACGGCCTCCTCTGAGAAGACCCCGGAGAAGCGGCGTCTGGAAGCTCTGAGTTCCTATCAGTTTGTGTTGACTTTCCTCTTCATGG GCCTCTCCTGTTCCCTCCTCATCCTCTGGCTTCTCTTCACGTCTCTGTGGCTCCTGTCCGTGCTCTACTTGGCCTGGCTCTTCCTGGACTGGGACACCCCCCACCAAG CCGGACGGCGTTCGCAGTGGGTCAGAAACTGGCCGATCTGGAGACACCTGCGGGACTATTACCCCATCAAG CTGGTGAAGACGGCGGAGCTGCCCCCTGACAGGAACTACGTGCTGGCGGCACACCCTCACGGCATCATGTGCACAGGCGTGGCCTGTAACTTCTGCACTGAGAGCAACGGCTTCTCCCAGCACTTCCCGGGGCTACGGCCCTACCTGGCCACCCTGGCCAGCCTCTTCCACCTGCCTGTCTACCGGGATTACCTCCTGGCCCTGG GGATGTGCCCGGTGAGCCGGCAGAGCCTGGAAGCCATCTTGGCGCAGGCACAGCAGGGGCAGGCTGTGGTCATCCTGGTGGGGGGCGCCCACGAGTCCCTGTATGCAAGGCCCGGGGAGCACTGCCTCAAGCTGAGGGGCCGCAAGGGCTTTGTGCGCCTGGCACTCAGGAATGG GGCCTCGCTGGTGCCTGTTTACTCTTTCGGGGAGAATGACGTTTTCCGGCTCAAGGCCTTCCCGGAAGGTTCCTGGCAGCACCGGTGCCAGACGGCCTTCAAGAACTTCCTGGGCTTCGCGCCCTGCCTGTTCTGGGGCCAAAGCATCTTCTCCAATCGTGCCTGGGGCCTGCTCCCCTTCGCCAGCCCCATCACCACCGTGG TGGGGAGCCCCATCTCCGTGCCCCAGCGCGCCAACCCCAGCCAGGAGGAGGTGGACCACTACCACCGCCTCTACATGGAGGCCCTGGAGCGGCTGTTTGAGGAGCACAAGCAGGACTGCGGAGTGCCGGAGGCCACGCACCTCACCTTCATCTAG